Proteins encoded by one window of Salicibibacter halophilus:
- the fliP gene encoding flagellar type III secretion system pore protein FliP (The bacterial flagellar biogenesis protein FliP forms a type III secretion system (T3SS)-type pore required for flagellar assembly.): MMLSSIIPGVPIGELFGGDDPEAMSTALRLILLITVLSLAPGILILMTCFTRIVVVLAFVRMGLATQQMPPNQVLIGLALFLTFFIMSPVVSEMNEEALTPFLEGELDQEEAFEAAASPMKAFMADHTREKDLALFLNYAELEVPETIDDIPLSALVPAFAISELQTAFQIGFLIFVPFLVIDMIVASVLMSMGMMMLPPVMISLPFKVLLFVLVDGWHLIVESLLISF, from the coding sequence ATGATGCTTTCATCCATCATACCGGGCGTGCCGATTGGCGAGTTATTTGGCGGTGATGACCCCGAAGCGATGTCCACGGCGCTGCGCTTGATTCTCCTTATTACCGTGCTTTCCCTCGCCCCGGGGATTCTTATTTTGATGACCTGTTTCACGCGAATTGTCGTTGTGCTCGCCTTCGTGCGAATGGGGCTCGCTACCCAGCAGATGCCGCCGAATCAGGTGCTGATAGGCCTGGCCTTATTTCTCACTTTCTTTATTATGTCCCCTGTCGTTTCCGAAATGAACGAAGAAGCGCTTACGCCATTTCTCGAGGGAGAGTTGGACCAGGAGGAGGCTTTTGAAGCCGCCGCTTCCCCCATGAAAGCATTCATGGCAGATCATACGCGGGAAAAAGATTTGGCTCTATTTTTGAACTACGCCGAATTAGAGGTTCCGGAGACGATCGATGATATACCTCTTTCGGCCTTGGTCCCCGCCTTTGCCATCAGTGAATTGCAGACCGCTTTTCAAATCGGTTTCCTCATCTTTGTGCCTTTTCTGGTGATCGATATGATTGTTGCCAGCGTTTTAATGTCTATGGGGATGATGATGCTGCCGCCGGTGATGATTTCCCTTCCTTTTAAGGTACTGTTATTCGTTTTGGTGGACGGTTGGCATCTTATTGTTGAATCGCTTTTAATCAGCTTTTAG
- the fliY gene encoding flagellar motor switch phosphatase FliY → MNDHGEEKLSQEEINRLLEGFEDGGEETKVTDIQEDGYPPPTTKAALDVNHYLTGIEQDTLGEIGNISFGSAATALSELIKQKVEITTPIVQAIEFGLLHEEFPVPHVAVHVKYTHGFKGTNLLVIKEKDARIIADLMLGGDGSNPASELSDMHISAVQEAMNQMMGSSSTSLSTIFDLRVNISPPSIDLLDTIDGSGTEELSREATLIKISFRLRVGDMIDSTIMQLATVSFAKEMVTQLLHSSRGDKEEEHSTAPPKLGSESAKERAIRADGEREAGSVHAETSKRNVQPVAFHDFDEAGLQAAEAQNLNMLMDIPLDVTVELGRTSRSIKEILQFTQGSIIELDKLAGEPVDILVNQRLVAKGEVVVIDENFGVRVTDIASREQRMQHLKND, encoded by the coding sequence ATGAACGACCATGGAGAAGAGAAATTATCCCAAGAGGAAATCAATCGTTTGCTCGAAGGTTTTGAAGATGGGGGTGAAGAAACGAAAGTCACCGACATACAAGAAGACGGCTATCCCCCGCCTACAACGAAAGCAGCCTTGGACGTGAATCATTATTTAACCGGCATTGAGCAGGATACTCTCGGTGAAATTGGAAATATTTCATTCGGGAGTGCTGCCACTGCACTATCCGAGTTGATCAAGCAAAAAGTTGAGATCACGACGCCCATCGTACAGGCCATTGAATTTGGCCTCTTGCATGAAGAGTTCCCCGTCCCCCATGTGGCTGTCCACGTTAAGTACACGCATGGATTTAAAGGGACCAACCTTCTCGTCATCAAGGAAAAGGATGCAAGGATCATTGCCGATTTAATGTTGGGAGGAGATGGTTCAAACCCGGCATCTGAACTTTCCGACATGCACATCAGCGCCGTTCAGGAAGCCATGAATCAAATGATGGGAAGTTCCTCGACCTCTTTGTCAACGATCTTTGACCTGCGTGTGAATATATCTCCTCCCAGCATCGATTTGCTCGATACAATCGATGGTTCCGGCACAGAGGAACTGTCCCGGGAAGCGACATTGATCAAAATCTCTTTCCGGTTGCGTGTCGGCGATATGATTGATTCCACGATTATGCAGCTCGCCACCGTTTCATTTGCAAAGGAGATGGTCACCCAATTGCTTCATTCATCGCGAGGGGATAAAGAGGAAGAACACAGCACGGCGCCTCCCAAGCTCGGAAGTGAATCGGCAAAAGAAAGAGCGATAAGGGCAGATGGGGAGCGGGAAGCGGGCAGCGTTCATGCGGAAACTTCCAAACGAAACGTGCAGCCGGTCGCTTTTCATGACTTCGATGAGGCGGGGTTGCAGGCGGCGGAGGCACAAAATCTCAACATGCTGATGGACATCCCGCTGGATGTCACCGTGGAATTGGGAAGAACGAGCCGTTCGATCAAGGAAATTCTCCAATTTACACAAGGGTCGATCATTGAGTTGGACAAGCTTGCAGGGGAACCGGTGGATATTCTCGTAAATCAGCGTTTGGTAGCGAAAGGCGAAGTTGTTGTTATCGACGAGAATTTTGGCGTGCGTGTGACTGATATCGCCAGCCGTGAACAACGAATGCAACATTTAAAAAATGATTAA
- a CDS encoding chemotaxis protein CheC → MGTIKKEELDRIREISNIGLGHAATSLSQLLDIPCTMTVPTVTAIGFDEMIALAGGSETEVAAITLKMEGAIRATMLLILPACHVSAMIRKLTGGQSVTMEGVGFSALREFGNIIAGAYVTTFADVTKLNVHSSIPDAVIDMAGAAITPSLLSLSLYGDEVILIQTDFNDWRDNRPERFQAQFYFLPEPGSINALRTALQGLPS, encoded by the coding sequence ATGGGCACTATCAAGAAAGAAGAATTAGATAGAATCCGGGAAATTAGCAACATTGGATTGGGGCACGCGGCGACCTCCCTTTCCCAGTTGCTGGATATCCCGTGTACAATGACGGTCCCGACCGTCACTGCCATTGGGTTTGATGAAATGATCGCACTGGCGGGCGGTTCCGAAACCGAAGTCGCTGCTATTACCCTTAAAATGGAGGGGGCGATTCGAGCGACGATGCTGCTTATTTTACCTGCTTGCCATGTCTCCGCTATGATCCGGAAACTAACCGGAGGGCAGAGCGTAACCATGGAAGGCGTCGGTTTTTCCGCCCTTCGTGAGTTTGGAAATATTATTGCCGGTGCTTATGTGACGACGTTTGCCGATGTGACGAAATTGAACGTTCACTCCTCCATTCCAGATGCCGTTATCGATATGGCAGGTGCGGCAATAACGCCAAGTCTCTTGTCTCTTTCGTTATATGGGGATGAGGTTATTTTGATTCAAACGGATTTTAACGATTGGCGCGACAATCGCCCGGAACGTTTTCAGGCACAGTTTTACTTCCTTCCTGAACCTGGCAGTATAAACGCCCTTCGCACTGCCTTGCAAGGGCTGCCGTCATGA
- the fliR gene encoding flagellar biosynthetic protein FliR, with the protein MEWINQLPAFLLIFVRILAFLATLPVFSYRNVPNLFKIAFALFFAYIIFFTLDVGAIAIDGTFFLLVIKEVLIGLLLGLVASMMFYAIQVAGAFIDIKMGFLIANVMDPQTGAQTPLTGGFLYAFAVLFLLVADGHHLLLDGIFYSYAYVPVEDVSFHFGRESVMETVAGAVATMFIIAFQMAFPIVGTLFLVDVALGMMSRAVPQMNVFVVGLPLKIFLGLPIMLLMLPAFFWLVSNLVDEMALTMRTLLQLLGGA; encoded by the coding sequence ATGGAGTGGATCAACCAACTGCCGGCCTTCCTGTTAATCTTTGTGCGCATTCTTGCTTTTCTGGCGACACTCCCGGTTTTTTCGTATCGCAATGTCCCGAATCTATTTAAAATCGCTTTTGCGCTCTTTTTTGCTTATATTATTTTTTTTACGTTGGATGTTGGTGCGATCGCCATCGACGGCACTTTCTTTTTGTTGGTCATTAAGGAAGTTTTGATCGGTCTGCTGCTAGGGTTGGTTGCTTCTATGATGTTTTATGCCATTCAAGTGGCCGGCGCTTTTATCGACATCAAAATGGGGTTTCTTATCGCGAACGTGATGGACCCGCAGACCGGGGCGCAAACCCCGCTCACCGGTGGCTTTCTTTATGCCTTTGCCGTGCTTTTCCTGCTCGTTGCCGACGGCCATCATTTGTTGTTGGATGGCATTTTTTACAGCTATGCGTATGTGCCTGTGGAGGATGTGAGTTTTCATTTTGGCCGGGAATCGGTGATGGAAACGGTGGCCGGGGCGGTTGCAACGATGTTTATCATTGCTTTTCAGATGGCATTTCCCATTGTTGGAACACTGTTTCTCGTCGATGTGGCGCTCGGGATGATGTCGCGGGCGGTTCCACAAATGAATGTGTTTGTCGTCGGTTTGCCGCTGAAAATTTTCTTGGGGCTGCCGATCATGTTGTTGATGTTGCCGGCGTTCTTTTGGCTCGTTTCCAATCTCGTGGACGAAATGGCGCTCACGATGCGGACGCTTTTGCAATTGCTTGGGGGAGCGTGA
- the fliQ gene encoding flagellar biosynthesis protein FliQ, with protein MTQETVISMAERSVTVIFLVAGPLLIVALVLGLAVAIFQATTQIQEQTLAFIPKIIGVLAAVVIFGAWMLGQLVSFTTEIYTNLHNFIG; from the coding sequence ATGACTCAGGAGACGGTTATAAGCATGGCGGAGCGCAGTGTTACGGTGATTTTTCTCGTTGCGGGACCATTGTTGATTGTCGCGCTCGTCTTGGGGTTGGCTGTTGCCATCTTTCAGGCAACGACCCAGATCCAGGAGCAAACGTTGGCGTTTATTCCGAAAATTATCGGCGTCCTCGCCGCGGTCGTCATTTTTGGTGCCTGGATGCTTGGTCAACTCGTTAGTTTCACAACGGAAATCTACACGAATTTGCACAACTTTATAGGGTGA
- a CDS encoding chemotaxis protein CheD yields the protein MTMAQATVKVGMAKMDYCLAPHSIGTSGLGSCVAIVIYPVNGAAAALAHVMLPDASIRRNDDFNHAKYADTAVPLLLETMHRIGPFRKGLRAKIAGGANMFQKRSAVDPLMKIGERNVDAARQALKQANIPIMADVTGGYEGRSVVFSLKDQSLAVRTLHGGTKFYPGGKPPLFKKPDIGTRKSEDPEKPFPTSGI from the coding sequence ATGACGATGGCCCAAGCAACGGTGAAAGTTGGAATGGCAAAGATGGATTATTGTTTGGCGCCGCATTCGATCGGGACCTCCGGATTGGGTTCATGTGTGGCTATTGTTATTTACCCCGTAAATGGCGCGGCGGCTGCCCTCGCCCATGTGATGTTGCCGGACGCTTCCATTCGCAGAAACGATGATTTTAACCATGCAAAATATGCAGACACAGCTGTGCCATTGCTTCTGGAAACGATGCATCGGATCGGCCCTTTTCGAAAGGGGCTGAGGGCGAAAATTGCCGGAGGAGCAAATATGTTTCAAAAACGATCGGCCGTCGATCCGCTGATGAAAATTGGAGAGCGCAATGTTGACGCGGCAAGACAGGCATTGAAACAAGCGAATATCCCGATTATGGCAGATGTAACGGGCGGGTATGAGGGACGAAGCGTTGTATTTTCGCTTAAGGATCAGTCGCTGGCGGTACGAACGTTACACGGAGGGACCAAGTTTTATCCCGGCGGTAAGCCTCCGCTGTTCAAGAAGCCAGACATCGGAACACGGAAATCGGAAGACCCAGAAAAGCCTTTTCCGACCTCTGGCATTTGA
- the flhA gene encoding flagellar biosynthesis protein FlhA translates to MRARDLVILIGVLLIVAMLIFPLPSPMIDVLIIVNISMSLIIILVAMNMREPLDFSIFPTVLLLATLFRVGLSVSTTRAILSRAEAGSVIDTFGSFVVGSNALVGFVIFLILVVIQFIVIVKGAERVSEVGARFTLDAMPGKQMSIDADLNAGLITEQEAKARREKIEEEADFYGSMDGASKFVKGDAIAGIVIVLVNIIFGFIIGMLQHGMSFAESAATYTLLTVGDGLVTQIPALLIATATGIVVTRAASDGSLGYDISEQLLAYPKLLYIAGSAILLLGLFTPITNFVTVPIAVFLGISGGMLSRGDSADTEKEPDEAKKEEMPESITSPEQVTELLTIEPIEFEFGYGLIPIADANQGGDLLDRVVMIRRQLAIDYGIIVPVIRIRDNIQLQPNEYLIKIRGNEVTRGELLLDHYMAMSPGAEDESVTGIETAEPAFGLPALWVDEAQKDDAEIAGYTVVDPPSVVSTHLTETIKRHAHELLGREETKQLVEHLKTSHPTLVEEVTPTPLALGDIQKVLATLLKENISIRNLPLIFEALADYGQIVKDPKVIAEYTRQMLSRQITKGIVPNNGPLYVITLAGTAEKRIADALQQTEYGTFLSMPPEDSGKIIETIGREAEKLSEMGQTPVILCSPAVRMHVRQLIERQIPNVPVLSYNELEPEVEIQSVGVVNVA, encoded by the coding sequence ATGCGAGCACGTGATTTAGTCATTTTAATAGGTGTTCTTTTGATTGTGGCAATGCTTATTTTTCCGTTGCCATCCCCAATGATTGATGTGCTGATCATCGTCAACATCTCGATGTCCCTCATCATCATTCTTGTCGCCATGAACATGAGAGAACCGCTTGATTTTTCCATTTTCCCTACGGTTCTTCTGCTGGCGACGTTGTTTCGCGTCGGCTTAAGCGTGTCGACGACCCGGGCGATTTTAAGCCGCGCAGAGGCAGGCAGTGTGATTGACACTTTCGGGTCATTCGTTGTTGGCTCAAATGCGCTCGTCGGGTTTGTCATCTTCCTTATTCTTGTCGTCATTCAGTTCATCGTCATCGTCAAAGGTGCGGAACGGGTATCTGAAGTAGGCGCGCGCTTCACTCTCGATGCGATGCCGGGGAAGCAAATGAGCATTGATGCGGATTTAAATGCCGGGTTAATTACCGAGCAAGAAGCAAAAGCGAGACGGGAAAAAATTGAAGAGGAAGCGGATTTTTACGGTTCGATGGACGGGGCGAGCAAATTTGTTAAAGGGGACGCGATCGCGGGCATCGTGATCGTTCTCGTTAATATTATCTTCGGATTTATCATCGGGATGCTCCAGCATGGGATGAGTTTCGCGGAATCAGCTGCCACGTACACCTTACTTACGGTTGGCGATGGGCTCGTGACACAAATTCCGGCCCTTTTGATCGCGACAGCCACCGGCATTGTTGTGACACGGGCAGCATCGGATGGTTCTCTCGGCTACGACATCAGCGAGCAGCTGCTTGCATATCCAAAATTGCTCTATATCGCAGGGAGCGCCATTTTGCTCCTCGGACTCTTTACCCCGATTACCAATTTTGTGACCGTACCGATCGCGGTTTTTCTCGGAATAAGCGGGGGGATGCTTTCCCGCGGCGATTCGGCCGACACGGAAAAAGAACCGGATGAAGCGAAAAAGGAAGAAATGCCCGAAAGCATTACCTCTCCGGAACAGGTGACGGAACTTTTAACGATTGAGCCGATCGAATTCGAGTTTGGTTACGGACTCATTCCGATCGCCGATGCAAATCAAGGAGGGGACTTGCTTGACCGGGTCGTAATGATTCGGCGGCAATTGGCGATCGATTACGGGATTATCGTGCCCGTCATCCGCATTCGCGATAACATTCAGTTGCAGCCAAATGAATATCTGATAAAAATACGCGGCAATGAAGTCACGCGCGGGGAATTGCTCCTCGACCATTATATGGCCATGAGTCCCGGTGCAGAGGACGAATCGGTCACCGGCATCGAAACGGCGGAACCGGCATTTGGACTTCCGGCGTTATGGGTGGATGAAGCGCAAAAAGATGATGCCGAAATCGCAGGCTATACGGTCGTTGACCCGCCATCGGTCGTCTCGACCCATTTAACGGAGACGATTAAACGCCATGCCCATGAGTTGTTGGGCAGGGAAGAAACGAAGCAACTCGTCGAACATCTGAAAACGTCTCACCCGACACTTGTGGAAGAGGTTACGCCAACGCCGCTGGCACTTGGGGACATTCAAAAAGTATTGGCAACGCTCTTGAAGGAAAATATTTCAATCCGGAACCTTCCTTTAATTTTTGAAGCGTTGGCGGACTACGGACAGATCGTTAAAGATCCAAAAGTAATCGCGGAATACACACGCCAAATGTTGTCCAGGCAAATAACAAAGGGCATCGTTCCGAACAATGGACCTTTATATGTTATCACGCTGGCGGGCACTGCAGAGAAAAGAATTGCAGATGCGCTTCAACAGACCGAATACGGGACGTTTCTGTCGATGCCGCCCGAGGATTCGGGAAAAATCATTGAAACGATCGGGCGGGAAGCTGAAAAACTGTCTGAAATGGGCCAAACACCGGTTATTCTCTGTTCCCCGGCAGTACGGATGCATGTGCGCCAACTGATCGAACGCCAAATTCCGAATGTTCCGGTCTTGTCCTATAACGAGTTGGAGCCGGAAGTGGAGATTCAAAGCGTGGGAGTGGTAAATGTAGCGTAA
- the fliM gene encoding flagellar motor switch protein FliM, with amino-acid sequence MADVLSQGEIDELLSALSTGEMDAEELRKEIDAKKITTYDFKRALRFSKDQIRSLTRMHENFARLFTTSLSARLRTYVQVSVGSVEQLPYEEFIRSIPKMTFLHVFEAPPLEGRLLIEMNPQIGYAMLDRILGGAGSDYNKIENLTEIETRILSQMAKYMMDSFQQAWQSVVDIETEMVDLEVNPQFMQMVSSNETVVVVSLSATIGETAGMINICLPYVVLEEILPKLSGHYWLQTTRKARDEQEEQKIETSVRQAHLALQAVLGHSTISVEEMLHLCKGDVIELDQAVNDPMVAYVGHEPKFYVQAGKKNQRLAVQVTEDFDKGEE; translated from the coding sequence ATGGCAGACGTACTTTCGCAAGGGGAAATCGATGAGTTGTTGTCAGCGCTGTCCACGGGGGAAATGGATGCAGAGGAATTGCGCAAGGAGATCGATGCAAAAAAAATTACAACGTACGATTTTAAACGGGCGCTCCGTTTTTCAAAAGATCAAATTCGATCGCTGACCCGGATGCATGAAAATTTTGCCCGTTTGTTTACGACATCGCTATCTGCCAGGTTACGGACCTATGTGCAAGTGTCTGTCGGCTCCGTCGAGCAGTTGCCCTATGAAGAATTCATTCGCTCGATTCCGAAAATGACCTTTCTTCACGTATTTGAAGCACCCCCATTGGAAGGGCGGCTGTTGATCGAGATGAACCCCCAGATCGGTTACGCCATGCTGGACCGTATTTTAGGGGGCGCAGGGTCCGATTATAACAAGATCGAAAATTTGACTGAAATTGAGACGCGTATTCTTTCGCAAATGGCTAAATATATGATGGATAGTTTTCAACAGGCGTGGCAATCCGTCGTTGACATCGAGACAGAGATGGTTGATTTGGAAGTCAATCCGCAATTTATGCAAATGGTTTCCTCGAATGAAACAGTCGTGGTCGTTTCCCTTTCGGCAACGATTGGGGAGACAGCCGGAATGATCAATATATGTCTGCCGTACGTAGTACTTGAAGAAATTTTACCAAAATTGTCGGGCCACTATTGGTTGCAAACGACGAGAAAAGCACGGGATGAACAGGAAGAGCAAAAAATTGAGACATCGGTTCGGCAAGCACACTTAGCCCTCCAAGCGGTGCTGGGCCATTCCACGATCAGTGTGGAAGAAATGCTCCATTTGTGCAAAGGGGATGTCATTGAGCTTGATCAAGCGGTGAATGACCCTATGGTTGCCTATGTGGGCCATGAGCCGAAATTTTATGTGCAGGCAGGGAAAAAGAACCAACGGCTTGCCGTACAAGTGACCGAGGACTTCGATAAGGGGGAAGAATAA
- the flhB gene encoding flagellar biosynthesis protein FlhB: MRMDLQYFAEGGQEKTETATPKKREDTRKKGQVAKSNDVNTAVILLVVFILLFVYAAVPGQFMHDLFIEMYINYAGMSFSIENVMALFFDLIFEIAIVLVPILIAALFAGVVSSMLQVGVLFAPEAIKPKLSKINPLKGIKRIFSARAIVELVKAFLKIVLVGLVAFGILGIYVDELLQLALMDVVEGFHLVAWLTGVIGIACALLLLLLSVPDYVYQRYDHEKQIRMSKQEVKDEHKKMEGDPQIKAKRRQRAKDVAMQRMMQEVPKADVVITNPTHYAVGLQYDGEVMAAPTVIAKGADYTALRMRQIAELNEVPIVENKPLARGLHDGTDIGQEVPEDLFRAVAEVLAYVYRIGGEL; encoded by the coding sequence ATGCGGATGGATCTGCAATATTTCGCAGAAGGCGGACAGGAAAAAACGGAAACAGCGACGCCGAAAAAGCGCGAGGACACCCGCAAAAAGGGGCAGGTAGCAAAAAGTAACGATGTGAACACCGCCGTCATTTTACTGGTTGTTTTTATTTTGCTTTTTGTTTATGCCGCGGTTCCCGGCCAATTCATGCACGATTTATTCATTGAAATGTATATTAACTACGCGGGCATGTCCTTTTCCATTGAAAATGTGATGGCGTTGTTCTTCGATTTGATTTTCGAGATTGCGATTGTGTTGGTTCCGATTTTAATCGCCGCCCTTTTTGCAGGCGTGGTCTCGAGCATGCTTCAAGTAGGTGTTTTGTTTGCCCCGGAAGCGATTAAACCGAAATTGTCAAAAATAAACCCGCTCAAAGGAATCAAACGGATCTTTTCCGCACGGGCGATTGTGGAGCTGGTGAAAGCTTTTCTGAAAATTGTTCTTGTTGGCTTGGTCGCTTTCGGCATTTTAGGCATATACGTGGACGAACTTTTGCAGCTGGCATTGATGGACGTCGTCGAAGGCTTTCATTTGGTGGCTTGGTTGACAGGGGTAATCGGCATCGCTTGCGCGCTGTTGCTGCTCCTTTTATCCGTGCCCGATTATGTCTACCAACGGTACGATCATGAAAAACAGATCCGCATGTCCAAACAAGAAGTCAAAGATGAACATAAAAAGATGGAAGGCGATCCGCAAATAAAAGCGAAGCGACGGCAGCGCGCCAAAGATGTGGCGATGCAACGCATGATGCAGGAAGTGCCGAAGGCCGATGTCGTCATAACAAATCCGACCCATTACGCGGTTGGGCTTCAGTATGACGGCGAGGTGATGGCAGCGCCGACAGTCATTGCCAAAGGAGCGGACTATACGGCACTGCGCATGAGGCAAATCGCCGAGTTAAACGAAGTGCCGATCGTCGAAAACAAGCCGCTCGCCCGCGGCCTCCATGATGGAACAGACATTGGACAAGAAGTGCCGGAAGATTTATTTCGCGCGGTTGCCGAGGTTCTTGCCTATGTGTATCGTATCGGAGGTGAGCTGTGA
- a CDS encoding response regulator, giving the protein MASSVLIVDDASFMRMMIKDILEKNHFVIAGEAENGKEAVGKYKELNPALVTMDITMPEMDGIQALKEILAFDAQAKVIMCSAMGQQAMVIDAIQAGAKDFVVKPFQADRVLDAVHKTLG; this is encoded by the coding sequence ATGGCCAGCAGTGTACTTATCGTAGATGATGCTTCGTTCATGCGGATGATGATTAAGGACATTTTGGAAAAGAATCATTTCGTGATTGCCGGCGAAGCGGAAAACGGAAAAGAGGCAGTGGGAAAATATAAGGAATTGAACCCCGCCTTGGTAACAATGGACATTACGATGCCGGAGATGGACGGCATCCAAGCGTTAAAGGAGATCTTGGCATTTGATGCCCAAGCAAAAGTGATTATGTGTTCCGCGATGGGGCAGCAAGCGATGGTGATCGACGCGATTCAAGCAGGGGCCAAAGATTTTGTCGTAAAGCCTTTTCAAGCTGACCGGGTGCTTGATGCGGTGCATAAAACCCTCGGTTAG
- a CDS encoding IS110 family RNA-guided transposase, producing MRMFVGLDVSSFDMKVCVLDQEGDQLSVFTVSNDWPGAQVLKERLLELLADTEVDILKIGLESTSVYSFHPSMFLHDDDDLKPYGAQVFVINPKQIANFKKSFADMNKTDEIDAFVIADYMRFGRNQMSVVKESQYVALQQLTRSRYHLTKAMTKEKQHFLQHLEYKCNTFSKEVDSSVFGHAMMELFLEKYSLDELAQLPLEDLARFLQEKGRNRFPDPEAVAASIQKAVRSSYRLDKVVEDSIDVLLGTSIELIRSFQKQIKAIDQSITRIMKGLTQTLESIPGIGPVFAAGIIAELGQIDRFPDETKIAKYAGLYWRKHQSGRFTAEDTSLTRQGNHYLRYYLVEAANSVRRQIPEYQVFYQKKYQEVPKHQHKRALVLTARKLVRLVDALLRKNQLFTPERGVNL from the coding sequence ATGCGAATGTTTGTCGGGCTTGACGTTAGCTCGTTTGATATGAAAGTGTGTGTGCTTGATCAAGAAGGTGATCAGCTTTCGGTTTTTACGGTTTCCAATGACTGGCCGGGTGCCCAGGTGCTCAAAGAACGGTTGCTCGAGCTCTTGGCCGATACAGAGGTTGACATCCTAAAGATCGGTCTGGAGTCCACATCCGTCTACAGTTTTCATCCATCCATGTTCTTGCATGATGACGATGATTTAAAACCCTATGGCGCCCAAGTCTTTGTGATCAATCCGAAGCAGATCGCCAACTTTAAAAAGAGCTTCGCAGACATGAACAAGACCGATGAGATTGACGCCTTTGTGATCGCCGATTATATGCGTTTCGGGCGCAATCAGATGTCCGTTGTCAAAGAAAGCCAATACGTGGCTCTCCAGCAGTTGACACGTTCGCGTTATCACTTGACCAAAGCGATGACGAAAGAGAAACAACACTTCTTGCAGCACTTGGAGTATAAATGCAACACCTTTTCCAAAGAAGTGGATTCATCGGTGTTTGGCCATGCTATGATGGAACTCTTTCTTGAAAAATACAGCCTGGATGAACTTGCCCAGCTTCCGCTTGAGGACCTGGCTCGGTTTCTTCAAGAGAAAGGGAGAAATCGTTTTCCCGATCCGGAAGCTGTCGCCGCATCCATCCAGAAAGCCGTCCGTTCATCGTACCGATTGGACAAAGTGGTCGAAGATTCCATCGATGTACTTTTAGGAACGTCCATTGAGCTCATTCGTTCCTTCCAAAAGCAAATCAAGGCGATCGATCAGTCCATTACTCGAATCATGAAAGGACTGACGCAGACGCTGGAATCAATCCCGGGCATTGGTCCGGTCTTCGCCGCAGGCATCATTGCCGAACTCGGTCAGATTGACCGGTTTCCCGATGAAACAAAAATAGCTAAATATGCGGGACTGTACTGGCGAAAACACCAGTCCGGGCGGTTTACCGCCGAAGATACTTCACTGACACGTCAAGGGAACCATTATTTGCGTTATTACCTCGTTGAAGCCGCCAACTCGGTACGAAGGCAAATTCCGGAATACCAAGTCTTTTATCAGAAGAAGTATCAAGAAGTCCCGAAACATCAACACAAACGTGCACTCGTGCTCACGGCAAGAAAACTCGTGCGATTGGTGGATGCGCTGCTACGCAAAAACCAACTCTTTACGCCAGAAAGGGGCGTGAACCTCTGA
- a CDS encoding flagellar biosynthetic protein FliO has product MKIRKAWLATWLLILLLFGLPHEVYADASVRDALENNEGVGEGIEDSEGAVASDGQSVWSVLFQLGLALGAVIFVMFLLLRLLANRTNRFQATSTMQNLGGIGLGQQKSVQLIRVGDRLLVVGVGQTIQLLREIEDEAEAKALITLAEERQTGDVTSRALAYLKGDKRQEDDEGSFYSQMDLHMRDVQRQKETGVHRLKERK; this is encoded by the coding sequence ATGAAAATACGAAAAGCCTGGTTGGCGACTTGGTTGCTTATTCTTTTACTGTTCGGTCTCCCGCATGAAGTGTACGCGGATGCTTCTGTAAGAGATGCATTGGAAAATAATGAAGGGGTGGGCGAGGGCATTGAAGATAGCGAAGGAGCCGTAGCAAGTGACGGTCAAAGCGTATGGAGCGTTTTGTTTCAATTAGGGTTGGCCCTTGGTGCCGTGATTTTTGTGATGTTTCTTTTATTGAGGTTGTTGGCTAACCGGACAAATCGCTTTCAAGCGACGAGCACGATGCAAAACCTCGGGGGCATCGGCCTCGGGCAACAAAAATCGGTGCAACTCATTCGCGTAGGGGACCGTCTCCTCGTTGTCGGTGTCGGGCAAACGATACAATTGCTTCGGGAGATCGAGGATGAAGCGGAAGCAAAAGCGCTCATCACTTTGGCGGAAGAAAGGCAGACAGGGGACGTTACAAGCAGAGCGCTGGCATATCTAAAAGGAGACAAGAGGCAGGAAGATGACGAGGGTTCCTTTTATTCACAAATGGATCTGCACATGCGCGATGTTCAACGTCAGAAAGAAACCGGCGTGCACCGGCTGAAGGAGAGAAAATGA